The Capsicum annuum cultivar UCD-10X-F1 unplaced genomic scaffold, UCD10Xv1.1 ctg2574, whole genome shotgun sequence genomic interval ttattttaacaaaatcgttaatttttaaatattagtatctttgcatattttcttgcatcaaacagattTCTGACATATCGCAGTcataatttagtaaattcataaatcatcaattatcttttagaatcatatttttataatattctaaaattaaaaatgacatttttataattttattaattaaattatttgcaCGTGattatgcacactcacaattttgcaaaatacattgtctagttttgctttatttaatactatttatttatattattatttattgacattgttattatatatattactattatttattattataatttattgtttaattattttttttcattattattatttatcttttattatattttttattatttattatttaatgttgttatttattatttaattactattatcatatattattattattcctactttaatttaaataaaagcctAATCAAAATTACCTTGCATGATTTTGTTTACCTTTTaatccaattttatttaatttcttacaattatagcccatttttacccaatccattaCTATCTTAACCCAATTTCTTACAATTTAAGCCATTATTTTTCATCCTAGCCACATTTTAATTCCCCCATGACATTAAATCACAGCCTTCGATCAAAAACCAATCCAACGGTTGACATCAAAAGATATCTCTTTCCCTATTTCAAACCTACAAACCCTAACTcaaattttttctccaacttcCGCCTCTATCTCTCcacctctctttctctctctctacaaACACCTCCAAATCTCGATCTCCCCCCCCTCCTCCGATCTCTCCGTCACCATTCGACCACCAAAACCACCCCCTCCGCTCCGAGTCCTCGTCGCCATGCCGCCATCTCCGACGAACAGCCTTCGCCGTCGCCTCTTCCTTCTCCTCCATACGCGCCGCCAGCTCCTACCCCAGGCGAGTCCAGCCGCTGCTCCGATGGCCAGCCCCCTCCCTTCTCGTCCTCCACTGGCGAACATCGCCGCCATCGATGGAGACGGCCAGCCAAGCCTCCACGCCGCCGCTCCATCCTCCAGTCGCCTTCTTTCTCTCCTCCGGTGAATGTCCAACAGCAGCGACAGAGCCTCGAATCCTCTCCCATAGCGATACCTCCGGCAAACCCCTTCGGCATTCCAACCATGCAACCCTTCCTCATCGAAAATGAAGAATCTGTCTTCAGGTTTGATCTCGTGGTATAAATATGTGTGTGAACTTTAGTACTATTTCTTCATCTGTGTCTCTCATAAGTGTGGCCACGTTTGAATTTTGCTGAATAAATGTGTTGATTTTAAGTCTGTGATTTTTATTTGACCCTATTTGCATGTCCTGCTTGATTGAAATTTCGTGACGCTTAACTTGAATGGTGAGTCAATTTGTTCGTCTCTCTCTGGTATGTGCAAACACGCCTAACTTCTTGAAACTTCACATTTTTTATGCCTCTTAGTCAATATGGGTAATTTTGTATGGGAAAAGCATGTATGTGACGATTCGAGGATTTTTTCGTAAATCTTTAGTAAGGCTAATATGTGCATGTTTTGACTGTTTGGGTATGATcctgtaccaatttgatttgagaaaagtatctcagtaattgattttttatttttcgaatttttttcgtaaatctttaataaggctaatatgtgcacgttttgactgtttgggtatgatcctgtaccaatttgatttcagaaaagcatctcagtaatggattttttattttttggattattttgtaaatctttaataaggttaatatgtgcacgttttgactgtttgggtatgatcctgtaccaatttgatttgagaaaagcatctcagtaattgattttttatttttcggattttttcgtaaaactttaataaggctaatatgtgcacgttttgattgtttgggtatgatcctgtaccaatttgatttgagaaaagcatctcagtaattgattttttatttttcttgccttacttTGTTGACACACATCCCCTCACACGTTAATTATGGTAAATTTAGATACCTCTTCTTGATTTCATTTAATAAGTAGGAAGGATCTCTTTTTACTTGTTCTATTCATGGAAATTTCAAATGTTATAATagggtattatttatttatggcaACTATAGCATGATTGGTGGAACGGATTGATTTACCCCATCTATTTAAGGGAACAATCCCCTTAATTGATTCATTATATGttattcttcttccattaaatattattcttccttcattatttgGTATTGTGGACGGCCCTCCTCACTATATAAACTCACCATTCTCTTTCTCTAAGAGGACAAACTTCTCCTTCGctattactccctctattttctCTTAAAAGTACTTTGAAGTTCTTTGGCACTTTGGATTTCGAAAAACATTCGGTCTTGTCCTTGCTGCAATTGCTTTgggttctattattattgtttggtGCCTAATCGGTTAGTCTCTATCGAcgcattcttttcttattctgtaGCATTTGTGATAGCAAAGCATAGAAAGCATGTCTATAggaactaatttaaaataattatgattttgcTTTTTTTACTGTcataaagaagattaaaaaaagaaaagaatagctTACTAGAGTGTACTATAACAATTTCTAGCTGTTTTCTTGAACAGTAGCACATTTGGTGCAAGTTGAAGACATTCTGGGTATTGCtgtttgtattttcttgttctaTGTTTGCTTTGTTTGACTGTGGTTTATTGTGAAAGTTTTTTCATAATTGAACACAGCTCAGGGCTTTACTTTTCATAGCTATTTTCTACTTTCTTTCTGATATTTTGTTGGTTTTTTGCTTTGTTTCTTGCATGGAAATGTAAGTTCTTTTTCCCCATTTTCTTCCAGAGGACAAAGTGCTTGCTGAATCAGTGGACTCTGTTGATGATGAACCACTCTTTCCAAAACCTGATAGAGATAATTCGGATTGTGAGACCTCGTTATGCACCAGGTGGAGTTGCAGAGAACTGATTCATAACGTTTCTGGAGTGCTCAGCAAGATTGATCAGTTAAAAGGAAGCAAACTCAGCTACGCAAAACAAGTCATTTTGAATACTGAACTCATATTTGGAACTACACCTCAACAGCAAGCTCTACCTGTAGAGGATGGGTTC includes:
- the LOC107846130 gene encoding proline-rich receptor-like protein kinase PERK10 isoform X1 produces the protein MTLNHSLRSKTNPTVDIKRYLFPYFKPTNPNSNFFSNFRLYLSTSLSLSLQTPPNLDLPPLLRSLRHHSTTKTTPSAPSPRRHAAISDEQPSPSPLPSPPYAPPAPTPGESSRCSDGQPPPFSSSTGEHRRHRWRRPAKPPRRRSILQSPSFSPPVNVQQQRQSLESSPIAIPPANPFGIPTMQPFLIENEESVFSSFSPFSSRGQSAC
- the LOC107846130 gene encoding proline-rich receptor-like protein kinase PERK10 isoform X2; the encoded protein is MTLNHSLRSKTNPTVDIKRYLFPYFKPTNPNSNFFSNFRLYLSTSLSLSLQTPPNLDLPPLLRSLRHHSTTKTTPSAPSPRRHAAISDEQPSPSPLPSPPYAPPAPTPGESSRCSDGQPPPFSSSTGEHRRHRWRRPAKPPRRRSILQSPSFSPPVNVQQQRQSLESSPIAIPPANPFGIPTMQPFLIENEESVFRGQSAC